Proteins found in one Triticum urartu cultivar G1812 chromosome 4, Tu2.1, whole genome shotgun sequence genomic segment:
- the LOC125552403 gene encoding metal tolerance protein 4 → MEANGRGGDNDAARAPLLAGRRRNSVGSMRGEFVSRLPKKVLDAVDPERPSHVDFSRSKGLLEGEKEYYEKQFATLRSFEEVDSIEESNVISEEEELMEQRQSEFAMKISNYANVVLLALKIYATVKSGSIAIAASTLDSLLDLMAGGILWFTHLSMKSINVYKYPIGKLRVQPVGIIIFAAVMATLGFQVFLQAVEKLVVNVTPDKLSPPQLMWLYSIMIFATVVKLALWFYCRTSGNNIVRAYAKDHYFDVVTNVVGLAAAVLGDMFYWWIDPVGAIVLAVYTITNWSGTVWENAVSLVGESAPPEMLQKLTYLAIRHDPQIKRVDTVRAYTFGVLYFVEVDIELPEDLPLKEAHAIGESLQIKIEELPEVERAFVHLDFECDHKPEHSILSKLPSSQP, encoded by the exons ATGGAGGCGAACGGGCGCGGCGGGGACAATGACGCCGCGCGGGCGCCGCTcctggcggggcggcggcggaacTCGGTGGGGTCGATGCGCGGGGAGTTCGTGTCGCGgctccccaagaaggtgctcgaCGCCGTCGACCCGGAGAGGCCCTCCCACGTCGACTTCTCCCGCTCCAAGGGCCTCCTAGAAG GAGAGAAAGAATACTACGAGAAACAATTTGCCACCTTGAGATCCTTTGAGGAAGTTGACTCTATAGAAGAATCCAATGTAATAAGTGAAGAAGAGGAGCTCATGGAGCAAAGGCAGAGTGAATTTGCTATGAAGATATCAAATTATGCAAATGTTGTTCTCTTGGCATTGAAG ATATATGCCACAGTTAAAAGTGGGTCAATTGCTATTGCTGCATCAACACTTGATTCATTGCTCGACCTCATGGCTGGTGGTATCCTTTGGTTCACACATCTCTCAATGAAGAGCATCAACGTCTACAAGTATCCCATTGGTAAATTGAGGGTACAACCAGTAGGCATTATCATCTTCGCAGCTGTTATGGCTACTTTAG GATTCCAAGTATTTCTTCAAGCAGTTGAAAAGCTGGTAGTGAACGTGACTCCAGATAAATTGTCCCCACCACAACTCATGTGGCTATATTCAATCATGATCTTTGCAACAGTAGTTAAGCTAGCCCTGTGGTTCTACTGCCGGACCTCTGGTAACAACATAGTCCGCGCCTATGCTAAG GATCATTATTTTGATGTGGTCACGAATGTCGTTGGTTTGGCTGCTGCTGTTCTCGGTGACATGTTTTACTGGTGGATTGACCCAGTTGGTGCAATCGTCCTTGCAGTCTATACAATTACAAACTGGTCTGGAACAGTGTGGGAAAATGCAG TATCGCTAGTAGGTGAATCAGCTCCCCCAGAAATGCTGCAGAAGTTGACATACCTAGCTATCAGACATGACCCTCAAATTAAGCGTGTTGATACAGTTCGGGCATACACCTTTGGGGTGCTTTACTTTGTGGAG GTCGATATTGAGCTCCCGGAGGACTTGCCACTCAAGGAGGCGCATGCCATTGGAGAATCACTCCAGATAAAGATCGAGGAACTTCCAGAAGTCGAGCGGGCATTCGTTCACCTTGATTTCGAGTGTGACCACAAGCCAGAGCACTCGATCCTCAGCAAGCTTCCTAGCAGCCAGCCTTGA